CGCGGGTCGCGCCCACCGGCGCCTTGGCGTCGAACAGCAGCATGTCGGCAGCGTCTTCATAGGCGGCGACGCCGGCGAGGTCGGAGGGCTCCGCGACCGCGATCGCCTTGATCACGGGCACGCCGAAGCGCGAACGGATGGCAGCCACGCGGCCCGGGGGCTCGCCGCCGTGCAGCTGGATGAAATCGGGCCTGACGGCAGCCATGGCGGCGGCGACGGCTTCGTCGCTCGGATCGCTCAGCAGGACCACGAGGCGCAACCGGCCGCGCAGGCGGGCGGCCAGGGTCGCGGCCTGGTCGGGCGTCACATGACGCGGCGATCTGGGGTGGAAAACCAGGCCGGCAAAGTCGGCACCGGCGCGCGCCGCCGCATCGGCCGCTTCGGCCGCGTTGATCCCGCAGATTTTCACCAGGACAGCCATGAGGCGGGCCTTATGACCTGCCCGGCCCCGCCGATCAAGCAAAGCCCGGTTGTCTGCTTAAGCCGTTGTAAGTCCGAGCTCGTCGGCGATGGCCCGGGCCGCTTGGGCGGGGTCGGCGGCACCGGTGATCGGGCGGCCGACGACGAGAATGTCGGCGCCGGCGCGGTGCGCCTCGGCCGGGGTCATGACGCGCCGCTGGTCGTCGAGCGCCGCGCCGGCCGGGCGGATGCCCGGCACGACCAGCAGGAAGTCCGGGCCCAGCGCCTTGCGCAGGACCCCGATCTCATGCGCGGAGCAGACGACGCCGTCGAGGCTGGACTGTTTGGCAAGCTTTGCGAGACGCAACACCTGCTCGGCGGCCGGACCACGCTGCCCGACGGATTCCAGCACCGTGTCGTCGAGGCTGGTCAGCGCGGTGACGCCGATCGCCTTGATCTTGGGATCGACTGCGCGGGCTGCCGCGGCCGCTTCGCGCATCATCACTTCGCCGCCCGACGTGTGGATGTTGAAGATCATGGCGCCCAGCCTTGCAAGCTCGCGCGAGGCCGCCGCCACGGTGTTGGGAATGTCGTGGAATTTCACGTCGGCGAAGACGGGGAGGCCCAGCGCGACGATCTTGCGGACGCCGTCCGGTCCGTTCGCGGTGATGAATTCCAGGCCGATCTTCAACCCGCCGACATGGGGCCGAACCGCCGAGGCGACGGCATAGGCGCGCGCAAGATCGGGGGTGTCGAGGGCGACGAAGACGGGGTTCGAGAATCGCGGAGCGCTCATCGAAAGCCGGTCTTAGTCATAGAGCATGAGGCGGGCAAGAGCGGCTGGCGGATTATTCGCCTTCTTCGCCCGCGACGCCGTTGTTCAGCCGCTCGCGCAATTCCTTGCCGGTGCGGAAAAAGGGCGCGCGCTTCTCGTCGACCGAGACCGGCTCGCCGGTGCGGGGATTGCGGCCCTGGCGGGCGGGGCGGACTTTTACGGAAAAGGCGCCGAATCCGCGCAATTCCACGCGGTGGCCGGCGGCCAGCGCCTTGGTGATCTCGTCCAGCATCGTCGACACGATCCGCTCGATATCGCGGTGGTAGAGATGCGGGTAGCGAGCGGTGAGCCTTGCAACCAGTTCGGACTTGATCATCCCCTGCCCCTGAGGGAAATGCGCAAAGAGCAGAATCCCCTGCTCCGGCACGATTAACTGTGACAAGTCTGTGGCGGCACGTCAACCGAAGCTACTGAAAAACCAGTACTTTTTTGAGACGGGGAAGGAGTTCCGGCGCCGGCAGGGCGATTCGCCCCGCCGGCGTCAGGCAGCCAGCGCGACCGGCGCCTTCATCGGCAAACGGACGGTGACCGTGGTGCCCTGCCCTAGCTGGCTCTCGATGCGTATGCCGCCGCCATGCATCTCGGCGAGGCCCTTGACCAGCGCGAGGCCCAAGCCGGTGCCGGGATGATTGCCCGAATTGTTGGAGAGCTGGACGAAGGGATTGCCGAGGCGGTCGATCTCGTCCGCCGCGATGCCGACGCCGGTATCGCAGACTGCAATGTGGCACATGGCGCCCTGGTCGCTGACCCGGACCGAGACCGTGCCGCCCGCGGGCGTGAACTTGATCGCATTGGACAGCAGATTGAGCAGGATCTGCTTCACGGCGCGGCGGTCGGCGCTGACGAAGACCGGCAGGGCGGCGCTTTCGGCGTCGAGCACGACGTCGCCGGCGGCGGCACGCTCGGCCATCAGCTCGGTGCATTCGCGCACGACCAGGGTGGTGTTCAGCCGCTCGCGATGGAGCTCGAGCTTGCCGGCCTCGATCTTCGACATGTCGAGGATGTCGTTGATGAGATCGAGCAGGTGCGTGCCAGCGCCGTTGATCAGCGCGGCATAGTCGCGGTAGCGCACATTGCCGGCCGGTCCGTACATCTCGCGGGCGATGATCTCCGAAAAGCCGAGCACCGCGTTGAGCGGCGTGCGCAGCTCGTGGCTCATATTGGCGAGGAAGGAGGATTTGGCGTGGCTCGCCTTCTCCGCGACCTCCTTGGCGAGCAGCGCCTCCTCACGCGAGGCCTGGGCGCGGCGCACCGCGAGGCTCAGCCTTCGCTCGAGCTTGCGGCGCTCGTCCAACGCCGAGCCGGCCAGGATGATGGTGAAGCCGAGCACGGCGTAATAGAGCTGCACGATCGCGATCCGCTCGGAGATCGAATGCGCGGCCAGCGACGCCGGGACATGCACGCCGAGGGCCTGCCAGAACGAGAGCCCCACCGCGAGGAAGAGGCCGAGCGCGCCGCCGGCGAAGCCGCGCCGGAACGTCAGGAGCAGCAGGACCGGCACGTAGAGGAAGCTCAGCGGAAAGCGCGGAAACGCGTAGCAGACCATGCCGGCGGCGACGACCGCCGCGAGCAGGCCCGCCGTGAGCAGCCGCTGTTCGGGACCGAACATCTCGGCCAGCGCCTTGGGCCGAACGCATATCAGGAACGGGGCGACCAGGCTCATCCCCAGCGTGTCGGCGCCGAACCAGGTCGCAGCAGCCGGCAGCAGGGGCGAACCCGACATCGCATGGAAAATCGCCGCGGCCGCAAAAGCGCCGGCGGCGCTGGACAGGATGACGAGGCCATAGAAACACAGCAGCACCTCGCTGCGGCCGAACGACCGGTCGAAGCCCAGCCGCCGCAACGGCAGCGCGACCAGCAGCACCTCGGTGACGTTGACGAGCGAGATGCCGACCGCGCCGTAGAGCGCACCGCCCGAAAGAATGTCGGCGGCGACATCGACGAACAGCGCGATGCCGGCGATCTCCGGCCAGCTGCGGTCGCCGTGCCTGAGAAGACCGGCAAGCAGGATTGCGTTGCTGATCCAGATCGTCGAGACATGACCGGAGGGCTGAACCAGAACGATACAGCCCCAGGAGGCAAGAAACATCGTCGCCGCCAGCAGCGCAAGAAATGCCGGCGTGGCGCGCAGCTCGGCGCGCGCGGACGATGCAGGGGCAAGCGCAGTCACTAGCTGGTTCCCGGGACAGCCGACTTACGGTAGCGCCGCATGGGATAAGGAGGTGTTAAACCGATCGTACACGCGCACGGCCTTTGAGGGTTTTCGCGCTGCTTTTGCGCGACGTTTTGGCCGGCGCCGCCGCTGCATGCGACGCACTGACCGCGAGCCAATGGCCGAGTGTCTTGCGATCGGACAGCATCGCATCGGGCACGACGATGTAGGTCTTGCTGGGCGGCATGGCCGGCTCGTATTGCAGGCGCCTGGCGCCCTCGAGCGCGAGCAGCGTCTCCTGCTCCCTCGGCGGCAACTTCACCGCGACGCCGATGTCCGAAAGCGAGACGCACATCCTGTCATTGGCATAGACGCCGATGCCGCCGAACATCGGACGGAAGCGCCAGTCGATACCGGCGGGCATCGCGGCTTCCATCGCCTTCTGCAGATCGGCGGGCTTGTGCGGCATGGCGCTCTCCTATTTCTCCGACCAGGCGGCGATCTGCGTGCCGTCGGGATCGGTGAAGTGGAAGCGCCGCCCGCCCGGAAAGGCGAAGGGCGGCGTCACGACCGTGCCGCCCGCCGCCCGGACGCGCGCCAGCGCCGCGTCGAGGTCGGCGACGTAGAACACGACGAGCGGGCCGCCGGGATGCGGCGTGCCCTGCGTGGTGAAGCCGCCGCCGATGCGGCCGTCGTCGAAGCTCGCATAGGCCGGACCGTAGTCGGTGAAGTGCCAGCCGAACACGGCGCCATAGAACGCCTTGCTGCGCGCCATGTCGGCGACGGTGAATTCGACATAGTCGGGCGGCGCCGCCGCTTGCGCGGCCGGAGCGGCCTGCGACCCCGGGGACGCGCCCAGCGTAATCAGCGTGGCCAGGACAAAGCCGGCGGCCATGGAAACGTATTTCATCATCCTCTCCTCAATGGACCGGGATCATAGGCGGGGGCTGCTGACAGGGTTCTGTCAGGAGAGTGGCAGGAGCGGCCCGGATCGCGTTTCGCGAGGGCCGCCAATCGCTTATGCGATTTTCGGCAAGATAATTGTTCTCCGCGCGTGTGGCGGCCGCAGCGCTGCCGGCCACGGACGTTCGGCCAGACGCACATGTTATCCCCCCGAGCCGAAGCATGACGGGCACGCAAGAGTGTTCGGCCCGGCGCGGTGGCGCGGCATCCGAGGCCGTGTCTTGCGGTCTTCGCTGAGCAAAGCGCGTATCCATGGCGCCATTATAAGGCCGGTGGAGCAGCTGGTGGATAAGTGCCTGGCGCAGGAGCATTCGCTCAGCCGCTCTGGAACAGCGGGGTCGCGCGCGCGCGGAAATCGAAGGCACCGGCGAAACGCAGCCACGCCAAGGACGCATTCGCAAAGAAAAAGGCGCGTCTTCCGACGCGCCTTTCCGGTTCGATGATTGCGACGATTACTCTTCGCTCTTGCCGCCGCGCTTCTTGAGCGCCGCGCCCAGGATGTCGCCGAGGCTCGCGCCGGAGTCGGACGAGCCGTATTGCGCCACGGCCTCCTTCTCCTCCGAGATCTCGCGCGCCTTGATCGAGACCGAGACCTTGCGGCTCGACTTGTCGACCTGGGTGACGAGGACGTCGACCTTGTTGCCGACCTGGAAACGCTCGGGGCGCTGGTCGTTGCGGTCGCGGGCGAGGTCACTGCGGCGAACAAACGCCTTCACGCCGTCCGCGAGCTGGACCTCGATGCCGCCGTCGTTCACTTCCGTGACCGTGACGGTGACGACCTGGTTCTTGCGCAGCGCGCCGCCGCCGGCGCCGGCCTTCTCGATCGGATCGTCGCCCAGCTGCTTGACGCCCAGGCTGACGCGTTCCTTCTCGGAGTCGACGTCGAGCACCTTGGCCGAGATGACCTGGCCCTTCTCATAGTCCTTGACCGCCTCGTCGCCGGACTTCGCCCAGCTGAGGTCGGAGAGATGGACCATGCCGTCGATATCGTGACCAAGACCGACAAAAAGGCCGAACTCGGTGATCGACTTGATCTCGCCTTCGATCGTGCTGCCGACCGGGTGGTCGCGCATGAAGGCTTCCCACGGATTGTCCTGGGTCTGCTTGAGGCCGAGGGAGATGCGGCGCTTGTTGGAATCGACTTCCAGCACCTGCACTTCGACTTCGGTGCCCGGCACGACGATCTTGGACGGCGCGACGTTCTTCTTGACCCACGACATTTCCGAGACGTGGACCAGGCCTTCGACGCCCGGCTCCAGCTCCACGAAGGCGCCGTAATCGGTGACGTTGGTGACCTTGCCGGTGAACTTGGCGCCCGGCGGGTACTTCACGGCGACGCCTTCCCACGGATCGGTCTGAAGCTGCTTCATGCCCAGCGAGATGCGCTGCGTCTCGTGGTTGATCTTGATGATCTGCACGGTGACGGTCTGGCCGACGGACAGGACCTCGGTCGGGTGCGAAACGCGGCGCCACGCGATGTCGGTGACGTGCAGCAGGCCGTCGACGCCGCCGAGATCGACGAAGGCGCCGTAGTCGGTGATGTTCTTGACCACGCCCTCGACCACCTGCTTCTCCTGCAGCGAGGCGACGAGCGACGTGCGCTCCTCGGCGCGGCGCTCTTCGAGCACGGCGCGGCGCGAGACCACGATGTTGCCGCGGCGGCGATCCATCTTGAGGATCTGGAAGGGCTGCGGCTGGTTCATCAGCGGGCCGACGTCGCGCATCGGGCGGACGTCCACCTGCGAACCGGGCAGGAAGGCCACGGCGCCATCGAGGTCGACGGTGAAGCCGCCCTTGACGCGGCCGAAGATCACGCCGGTGACGCGGGTCTGCTCGTTGAAGGCGCGCTCGAGCTTGATCCAGCTCTCTTCGCGGCGGGCCTTGTCACGGCTGAGGACGGCTTCGCCGAGCGCGTTCTCGACGCGCTCGAGATAGACCTCGACCTTGTCGCCGACGTTCACGGTGACCGGCATGCCGGGCATCGAGAATTCTTTCAGGGAAACGCGGCCTTCGGTCTTGAGGCCGACATCGACGACGGCGAAGTCGTTCTCGACGGCGACGACGGTGCCGGTGATGACGGCGCCTTCCTGGGGGGATTGGGTCTCGAAGGAGGCTTCGAGCATGGCCGCGAAGTCGTCGCGGCTCGGGGAGGCAAGGGATTCGTCTCGGATCTTGGTTGCGGTCGCGTAGCGCGCCATTCGGGTCTTCCAGTTCACTTCACAATGCCGATCCGCCTTCGCCCCTTGGGCTTCGGCGGACGGACTTCCCGCGCGGACGGATGTCCGCTTGGGCGGTTGGGTTTTCAGCAAAGTTCGGGGTGGCTCGATGAGGCCGCCGGGTCTCCTAACCCCTGTGGCGTGCCTTGAGCGCGCTCGTGACCTTGGGAGAAACCAAGGCAAGAGCAGCCGCGAACGCGTGCTCTATAGCCAAAGCGGTGGTGTCAAGCAAGTCCGCGTCGGGCGCGGGCATCATCGGGGAGATGGGCCGGTTGCGGTCGCGGTCGTCCCGCGCCACCAATTCAGCCAAAATGACCGCCTCGTCGGGCAGCTTGGAAAGGCCAGGGCCTTCCGCCCACTGGCTTTTCAGTTCCAGCCAGCGGCGGTGGGCACGGACTGCCGGTGCTGCATCGACGAAGAGCTTGGCGGTCGCCTCCGGAAAGACGACGGTGCCGATGTCACGACCATCGATCACCGTGCCGGGTGCGCCGCCCGGGGGCCGGCGGGCGAAGTCGCGCTGATAATCGAGCAACGCGGCACGGACGGACGGAAACGCCGACACCACGGAGGCGGCGCGTCCGACCTCGACCGAGCGGATCGCCGCATCGTTGGCCCAGACGGGATCGACGGTCCTGGCGCCGTCCAGGGCGGCGGCCTCGTCCGACGGATCGCGGCCGGCGCGCAGGACATTCTGCGCCGTCAGGCGATAGAGCGATCCGGAATCCAGATGCGCGAAGTTGAAGTGGCGGGCCAGCCGCTTGGCGAGCGTGCCCTTGCCCGAGGCGGCGGTGCCGTCGACGGCGACGACGATGCTCACGAATTCACCACCTGGAAATCCGCACCCAGCTCGCGCATCAGCCCTTCGAATTCCGGGAAGCTGGTCGCGATCATCGCGGTGTCGTCGACGCTCACCGCGTCCCGCGCGGCGAGGCCCATCACCAGGAAGCTCATCGCGATGCGGTGGTCGAGATGCGTCGCGACGCGGCCGCCGCCGGGGACGCCGTCCGCGCCCCTGCCCTCGACGGCCAGCGTGTCGTGGGTCTCTTCGATGCGGACCCCGTTCGCCTTCAGGCCGGTGGCGATCGCCGAGAGACGGTCGCTCTCCTTCACGCGCAATTCCTCGAGACCGCGCATCACGGTGCGGCCCTCGGCGAAGGCGGCGGCGACGGCGAGGATGGGATATTCGTCGATCATCGCGGGCGCGCGCGCGGGCGGTACCTCGACGCCCTTCAAGGCCGAGGCGCGGACGACGAGATCGCCGATCCGCTCGCCGCCGCTGCTGCGCTCGTTCTCGATGGCGATCTTCGCGCCCATCTCGAGCAGCGTGGTGATCAGGCCGATGCGGCGCGGGTTGAGCAGCACGGCGGGGATGCGGACCTCGGATCCCGGCACGATCAGCGCGGCGACCAGCGGGAAGGCGGCGGAGGACGGGTCGCGCGGCACGTCGACGGCGCAGGGCTTCAGCTCGACCTCGCCGGTGACATAGACCGCTTCGCCGGTGGGGAGCGGCTCGACCGCGATCGCGGCACCGAACGCGGCCAGCATCTTTTCGGTATGGTCGCGGGTCAGCGCGTCTTGGGCGATGCGCGAGCGGCCGGGGGCGCCGAGCGCGGCCAACAGCAACGCCGACTTCACCTGCGCCGACGCGACCGCGACGTGGTGCTCGACGGAGATCGGCTCGCGGGCGCCGCAGAGCGTCACGGGCATCAGGCCGCGGGCGCGGGCCGTATAGGTCGCGCCGAAGCCCAGAAGCGGATCGAGGACGCGGGCCATCGGCCGGCCGCGCAGCGAGGCATCGCCGGTGAACACGGCGGCGATCGGCGTCGTCGCCATCGCCCCCATCACCAGGCGCGACCCGGTGCCGGAATTGCCGAAATCGAGAACATCGTCCGGCTCGGCCCAGCCGCCCACGCCGCGGCCGGCGACCCGCCAGGCGCCGGGCGCGTCGCGGCTGACGACGGCGCCGAAGGCCCGCATGGCGGTGGCGGTGTTGAGGACGTCCTCGGCCTCCAAAAGGCCGGTGATGGCGGTCTCGCCCACCGTCAGCGCGCCCAGGATCAGCGCGCGGTGGGAAATGGACTTGTCGCCGGGAACCTCGGCGGTGCCGCGCAGCGTGGCGGCTTTGCGGGCTTTGAGCGGGCGGGGCGGGGTCCTCATGGCGCTTTCTTGAACGGTCGGGCGGCGGGATGCAACGACCGGCGACGTACGATGCCTTCGCTCCCGCGAAATGGCGGCACCCGGCCGCCGACCGCAGCCCGGCGCCGCAAACCCCTTGAAATCACCATGGAAATGAGGCTTTGACAGCGCCATTCAGAAGTGGCAAACGACCCGCCTTCCAAACCACCCACGGGAAGCAAACAGCTTGGTCAAGGCAGATCTCGGATTGAAACGCGTGTGCCCCAATTGCGCAGCGCGATTCTACGACCTTTCGAAGCGTCCCATCGAGTGCCCGAAGTGCTCGTTCACATTCGAGCCGGAGGCGATGTACAAGCAGCGCCGTCCGCGCCAGCCCGAAGCCGCCGCGGCGGCCGCCGTTCCGGCGGATGCCGACGACGAGGAAAGTGAGAACGAGGACGAGGAGGAAGAAGCCGAGTCCGAGGATGAGGTGGTCGAGGCGGTACCCGACGAGGCGCCCATCCAGATCGCCGCCACCGGCGAGGACGAGGACGAGGAAGAAGAGGTCGCCGAAGAGTCCGAAGCCGAAGGCGCCGGGATGTCGGTGGTGGACGAAGACGACATCGACGACATCGTCGTCGACGACGAAGAGGAAGACGAGGAGGACAACAGCCTCCTCGAGGAAGACGAAGACGAGACCGACGACGTCAGCGGGATCATCGACGCCGACATTGAGAAGGATGAACGCTGACGCGTTCGCCTTGAAAAGGATGGACGCCAATCGCGTCCGTTCACGATGCATCCGGCGGCCCAACGCCGGATTCTGGTACGGGGCCATAGCTCAGCTGGGAGAGCGCCTGCATGGCATGCAGGAGGTCAGCGGTTCGATCCCGCTTGGCTCCACCAACCTACGCTGCCGCAGCAGCTCTGCATGACGGCACCTCACACGCGCGCAGGCTGCGTGGAGCGGGCGGTGCCGAGGAAAACCAACGGCACCGCGATTGCATAGATGACAACCACCGAAAGCCAGATGGCGCCGGGCCATCGGTTTTGGACCACAAAGTAGAAGGCCGAGAAAGCGAGCGGCGCGATGATGGTCGCCAGGCTGACAGCCGATGCCAGGACGCCCTGGAACTGGCCCTGGCGGGCCGGATCAACCAGCCTCGTGGCCAGGGCCTGAAACGCCGGTGTGCCGATGCCGCCGAGAGCAAAGATCGGCATAATGGCGAACACGATCCAGCCTTGGTTGGCGAAGGCCATGGCGACGAGAGCGATACAGGTGCAGGCAATCCCGACGACAACGGCCCAGCGTTCGCCGAGCAGTTTGGTCGTCGGGCCGGGCAAGAATGCCTGTGTCAGCGTTTGGCAGACGCCGAACGTGCCCAGCGAAAGGCCGATCCACAGGCCGTTCCACCGGAACGTGTCGAAGCCCCACAACGCCCAGCAGGTGCCGTAGGCCTCTCCAGTGGCGCTCAAGATGAAATACACGAGGACGATGGGCAGAAGCCCTTTCATCGAAAAGACCCAACGCAGCGGCCGAAGCGGGTTGAGCGCAGCCAGATCGATCTTCTGGCGGGCCGGCGTGTGAGACTCCGGCAGGACGAACAAAGCCAGCAGGAGATTGCAGGCGTTCAACACGGCGGCGGCGATGAAGGGGAGCCGCAACCAGGTGTCGCCGAGCAGCCCACCGAGAACCGGCCCGATGATGAAGCCGATGCCAAACATGGCGCTGAACAGGCCGAAGCGACGGGCTCGCTCGTCCTCGGGCGAAACGTCCGTGATGTAGGCCATTGCGACGGAGACATTGGCGCTGGTCAGGCCGGCAATGGCGCGGCCGAGGAACAGCATCCAAAGCTGCGGCGCGAACGCCATGACGACATAATTGAGCGCCGCGCCGCCCAAGGAAATGAGCAGCACGGGACGCCTGCCGAGGTTGTCGCTCAAAACGCCGAGCACGGGCGCGAAGATGAACTGCATGACCGCATAGAGCGCGGTCATGATCCCGATGTAGGGCGCGACATCCTGGGTGTGCGTCACGTCCTCAAGAAGTCGCGGGAGAATAGGGAAGATGAGGCCTATGCCTACGGCGTCGAGGCAGATTGCGGCAAAGATGACGACAAGGGGTTTGTTCATGACCTTCGGTCGATTACCAACACCAGCCTGCCGCGAACATGCCCGTGCTCACTGACGCGGTGCGCTTCTGAAATCTCGTCGAGTGGGTAGGTTCGCTCGACGGGAAGCCAAAAGCGCCCGGCTTCGATGAGCGCTCCTATTTCAGCAAGCGCGTGAAAGGCGTGGCCTTGAAAGCCGGTGCTGAAGCGCACCTTGTGTTGTTTCGCTCCGTCGCTGTCGGCGAGCGTCACGACGTTCTGCGGACCGCCGGCGAGCTCGATCAACGCGGGTAACACGCCACTTCCGGCGACGTCGAGCGCGGCGTCGACACCATCGGGCGCGAGGGCGCGAACGCGTTCGGTCATGCCTTCGCCATACGTCACGGGCTCTGCGCCGAGGAGGCGAAGGTAGTCGTGGTTGGCGGCACTGGCGGTGCCGATCACGCGCGCGCCGCGGGCGACGGCGAGTTGAACGGCGGTGCTGCCGATGCCACCTGCGGCGCCGTTGATGAGCAGTCCGGTTCCACGACCGACGTCGAGCTGGTCCAGGCTGCGCGTGGCCGTTTCGAGCGCGACGGGGAGGCCGGCGGCGTCGACGAAACCGAGGGATGGCGGGATCGGCGCCCGATAGGTCAGCAGCGCCAGTTGGGCCGCGCCGGCACCATCGTCGGAGACACCGAATACGCGGTCGCCGACAGCGACATCCGTAACACCTTCTCCGATCTCGTCGACGACGCCCGCCACGTCGCGGCCCGTCGTCTGCGGCAGCCCCGCGCCGAAGTCCAACAAGCCTTTGCGCAGCTTCCACTCGGTCGCATTGATGCCGGCGGCGTGCACGACAATCCGGATCTGTCCGGGACCGGGATGCGGGTCGGGAAGGTTCACGATCTCGAGGACCTCGGGGCCTCCGTACCGGCTGAATTGCGCTGCTTTCATCGTGTCCTCATCTTCGACGCGAGCTGTGCGCCCGCCCGGTTCCTGCTCAAAGCACTCAGTATCGTGGCTGCATGGACGCAAACTTGCCGGCGCGAGCCGAAGAATATATACTGGACACCAGTATGTACTCAGTATACTTATGGCGCGAGGAGGGAGCCCCGTCAATGCCGTCCAGCCGTCGCTCCCGCAAGCGCCTCGCCACGCGGC
The nucleotide sequence above comes from Rhizomicrobium sp.. Encoded proteins:
- a CDS encoding NADP-dependent oxidoreductase, coding for MKAAQFSRYGGPEVLEIVNLPDPHPGPGQIRIVVHAAGINATEWKLRKGLLDFGAGLPQTTGRDVAGVVDEIGEGVTDVAVGDRVFGVSDDGAGAAQLALLTYRAPIPPSLGFVDAAGLPVALETATRSLDQLDVGRGTGLLINGAAGGIGSTAVQLAVARGARVIGTASAANHDYLRLLGAEPVTYGEGMTERVRALAPDGVDAALDVAGSGVLPALIELAGGPQNVVTLADSDGAKQHKVRFSTGFQGHAFHALAEIGALIEAGRFWLPVERTYPLDEISEAHRVSEHGHVRGRLVLVIDRRS